One part of the Tolypothrix sp. NIES-4075 genome encodes these proteins:
- a CDS encoding RNA-guided endonuclease InsQ/TnpB family protein — MFSLTYEFRLKPTKQQIEIFQDWLEINRKVYNYALAKRKHWYKSRSCQINACSLHSECIIPVDTPRPTYSTQCKSLTAAKEQYPELKRVHSQVLQQTLKRLENAFISMWERNFGFPRFKKVGQFRSIVFPQLGKEPLNNSAVKLPAIGWVRFRQSREIPTDAIVKQVRIVKRVSGWYAMLTLQWNVSVPQPMPVGEAIGVDVGLISFVAISNGLCVQRPKFFVDLQRQLKLLQQRVSRKTKESNNWRKAQKKVTKLHEHIANTRKDFHWKIAHQLCNTAQTIFVEDLNLVGLSRGILGKHCLDAGWGQFFQILEQCCFKRGVYFQKVDSRKTSQICPNCGVETGKKGLSERVHACENCGYTTDRDVAASQVVLIRGLAAVGQTVKMLAEGKVVGLPLRQESPGF, encoded by the coding sequence GTGTTTTCTTTGACTTATGAGTTTCGACTAAAACCAACTAAACAGCAAATAGAAATCTTTCAAGACTGGTTAGAAATTAACCGCAAAGTCTACAACTATGCTTTAGCTAAACGTAAGCATTGGTATAAATCACGCTCATGTCAAATCAATGCTTGTTCATTGCATTCTGAATGCATTATTCCCGTAGATACACCACGTCCCACCTATTCAACTCAATGTAAATCATTAACAGCAGCAAAAGAACAATACCCAGAATTAAAGCGTGTTCATTCCCAAGTATTACAACAAACACTAAAAAGATTGGAAAATGCTTTCATTTCTATGTGGGAGCGTAATTTTGGATTTCCAAGGTTTAAAAAAGTTGGGCAATTTCGCTCAATAGTGTTTCCACAATTAGGGAAGGAACCGTTAAATAACAGTGCTGTTAAACTTCCTGCAATTGGATGGGTAAGGTTTAGACAATCTCGTGAGATTCCCACAGATGCCATAGTTAAACAAGTCAGAATTGTAAAACGGGTATCTGGATGGTATGCAATGTTAACTTTGCAATGGAATGTGTCTGTTCCTCAACCTATGCCAGTAGGAGAAGCAATCGGTGTAGATGTGGGATTAATCAGTTTTGTAGCTATTTCTAATGGACTTTGTGTTCAACGTCCTAAGTTTTTTGTAGACCTCCAACGCCAGCTTAAATTGCTGCAACAAAGAGTTAGTCGCAAAACTAAAGAATCAAATAACTGGCGCAAAGCTCAGAAGAAAGTGACAAAACTGCATGAACATATTGCTAATACTAGAAAAGATTTTCATTGGAAAATTGCACATCAACTTTGTAATACTGCTCAAACTATCTTTGTCGAAGATTTAAATTTAGTTGGATTGTCCAGAGGAATACTTGGGAAGCATTGTTTGGATGCTGGATGGGGACAATTCTTTCAAATTCTGGAGCAGTGTTGTTTTAAACGTGGTGTATATTTCCAGAAAGTAGATAGTAGGAAGACTTCTCAGATTTGCCCTAATTGTGGTGTTGAAACAGGTAAAAAAGGGCTGTCAGAGCGTGTTCATGCTTGTGAGAATTGTGGCTACACAACTGATAGGGATGTTGCTGCTTCTCAAGTAGTTCTAATTAGAGGACTTGCAGCCGTTGGGCAAACGGTGAAGATGCTTGCTGAGGGTAAAGTCGTTGGACTCCCTTTGAGGCAAGAATCCCCTGGCTTTTAG